A genomic region of Bernardetia sp. ABR2-2B contains the following coding sequences:
- a CDS encoding ATP-binding protein: MFKFLNHVSIKTKVVGSIMIATIIALITAFTAFIIYDLIDYRTELETGLRDRAQIISRDAYISVSFADPSATENQLKDLFASDPNILAAQVYDTLGRPFAKYERLGMSTNPKYEEPPHLEFDLLKNQMSVHHRREVELASFDSNNTTGLSIDNRPPIYPTVYLLSNLDRFYDRLQRYALITGLILLTVSLLTYFIAVRLQKLVSKPILELTAQTKQIAQEKVYSTRISRGDRRDEIGTLTESFDDMLAQIEQQNLALVLAKEQAEQSAKAKEQFLANMSHEIRTPMNGVYGMSELLLDTSLNNVQLKYVNAIKSSADHLLVIINDILDLSKIESGKISFEESPIDFYPMVEGMISSIKVKADTKKVTLKSNISRDIPARFVGDEVRLRQVLLNLLGNAVKFTHKGEIVIGANLVDEDKNFVTLHFYVSDTGIGISEEKIDDIFTMFTQASSDTTRKYGGTGLGLAICKQLVELQGGEIYAKSKVGQGSTFAFQLRYKKYIEVSQPVVARDRTNQIPDFLRNAINTENITQKDTIDSTSIAVPEPTTNKILLAEDNEINQLLVVTMLKNWGYDIHVAFNGKEAVEKLQKEEFNLVLMDVHMPEMDGYQATKIIRETISKDLTIIAMTASALKGEAEKCIAAGMNDYIAKPFNKEAFKQKLAGYLRK; this comes from the coding sequence ATGTTCAAATTTCTCAATCATGTTTCTATAAAGACAAAGGTAGTCGGTTCGATTATGATAGCGACTATTATTGCCTTAATAACAGCTTTTACGGCTTTTATTATTTATGATTTGATTGATTACAGAACCGAATTAGAAACAGGTTTGCGTGATAGAGCGCAAATTATTTCTAGAGATGCTTATATTTCAGTTAGTTTTGCAGACCCTTCTGCTACTGAAAATCAGCTAAAAGATTTGTTTGCATCTGACCCTAATATTTTGGCTGCACAGGTTTATGATACGCTCGGCAGACCTTTTGCAAAATATGAACGTTTGGGAATGTCGACAAATCCTAAATACGAAGAACCTCCTCACTTAGAATTTGATTTATTGAAAAATCAAATGTCAGTTCATCATCGAAGAGAAGTAGAATTAGCCAGTTTTGATAGTAATAATACAACAGGACTTTCGATAGATAATCGCCCTCCTATTTATCCTACGGTTTATCTTTTGTCCAACCTTGACCGTTTTTATGACCGTCTTCAACGCTATGCACTCATTACAGGTCTTATTTTACTGACTGTTTCTCTACTGACTTATTTTATTGCTGTTCGTTTACAAAAATTAGTTTCGAAGCCTATTTTGGAACTGACAGCCCAAACAAAGCAAATTGCACAAGAAAAAGTCTATTCTACACGAATTAGTAGAGGAGATAGAAGGGACGAAATCGGAACGCTGACAGAGAGTTTTGATGATATGCTTGCACAAATTGAACAGCAAAATTTAGCTTTAGTTTTGGCAAAAGAACAAGCCGAACAGTCTGCAAAGGCAAAAGAACAGTTTTTGGCAAATATGAGCCACGAAATTAGAACGCCTATGAATGGTGTTTATGGAATGTCAGAACTTCTATTAGACACTTCGCTCAATAATGTGCAATTGAAGTACGTAAATGCCATCAAATCTTCTGCTGACCACCTTTTAGTTATCATTAATGATATTTTGGATTTATCAAAAATTGAATCTGGAAAAATTTCTTTTGAAGAAAGTCCTATTGATTTTTATCCAATGGTAGAGGGTATGATAAGTAGCATAAAAGTAAAAGCTGATACAAAAAAAGTTACTCTAAAGAGCAATATCAGCCGAGATATTCCTGCCCGTTTTGTGGGAGATGAAGTACGTCTGAGACAAGTTTTGCTTAATCTTTTGGGAAATGCTGTAAAATTTACTCATAAAGGCGAAATCGTAATTGGAGCTAACTTAGTAGATGAAGACAAAAATTTTGTAACGCTTCATTTTTATGTAAGTGATACAGGAATAGGAATTTCAGAGGAAAAAATAGATGATATTTTTACGATGTTTACACAAGCAAGTAGTGATACCACACGAAAATATGGTGGTACAGGCTTAGGTCTTGCCATTTGTAAACAGCTAGTAGAGCTTCAAGGAGGAGAGATTTATGCAAAAAGTAAGGTAGGGCAAGGTTCTACATTTGCTTTTCAGCTTCGATACAAAAAATATATAGAAGTAAGTCAGCCAGTTGTGGCAAGAGATAGAACTAATCAAATTCCTGATTTTCTTCGTAATGCAATCAATACTGAAAACATTACCCAAAAAGATACTATAGACAGTACAAGTATTGCAGTTCCAGAACCCACTACAAACAAAATATTATTGGCAGAAGACAATGAGATAAACCAACTCTTAGTAGTTACGATGCTCAAAAACTGGGGGTATGATATTCATGTGGCTTTTAATGGAAAAGAAGCTGTCGAAAAGCTACAAAAAGAAGAGTTTAATCTAGTTTTAATGGATGTTCATATGCCTGAAATGGATGGTTATCAAGCCACAAAAATAATAAGAGAGACCATTTCGAAAGACCTAACAATCATTGCCATGACAGCCTCTGCACTAAAAGGAGAAGCCGAAAAATGTATTGCAGCAGGAATGAATGATTATATCGCCAAGCCGTTTAATAAAGAAGCCTTCAAACAAAAACTGGCAGGTTATCTCAGAAAATAA
- a CDS encoding asparagine synthetase B has protein sequence MKKNLILFLLFFLCVSNFTKANQIMIAMDETQKNHLKAYGIAFAVLEQDMTVEWLLNYRGGSFMFDYSRVFEEEMRLRGVSFEIISEAQATQVRSQIAKADVNQDIVKLEVAPKIAVYSPKSKQPWDDAVTLVLTYAEIPYDVVFDEDVMEDKLPEYDWLHLHHEDFTGQYGKFYASYSGQKWYQDQQREYEAVAKKYGFAKVSQLKLAVVKKMQAYCLGGGFMFAMCSATDTYDIALAAEGIDICDRVYDGDPADPAANKKLKFENTFAFEDFKLVLNPFEYEYSNIDNSYRQRTGITEKNDYFELFQFSAKWDPIPTMLTQNHVTKVKGFMGQTTAFRKDLVKSDVVVLGEFKTVNEVRYIHGTMGKGTWTFYGGHDPEDYQHYVGEAPTDLNLHPQSPGYRLILNNILFPAAKKKKRKT, from the coding sequence ATGAAAAAAAATCTTATTCTATTTCTATTATTCTTTCTTTGTGTTTCAAATTTCACAAAAGCCAATCAAATAATGATTGCAATGGACGAAACACAAAAAAATCATTTAAAAGCTTACGGAATTGCATTTGCTGTTTTGGAGCAAGACATGACTGTCGAATGGCTTCTAAACTATCGTGGTGGTAGTTTTATGTTTGATTACTCACGAGTTTTTGAAGAAGAAATGCGCCTTCGTGGAGTGAGTTTTGAAATTATTTCGGAAGCACAAGCCACACAAGTCCGTAGTCAGATTGCAAAAGCTGATGTCAATCAAGACATTGTAAAACTGGAAGTTGCACCCAAAATTGCCGTTTATTCTCCAAAATCAAAGCAGCCTTGGGACGATGCCGTAACGCTTGTTCTGACGTATGCCGAAATACCGTATGATGTTGTTTTTGATGAGGATGTAATGGAAGATAAATTGCCAGAGTATGATTGGTTACACTTGCACCACGAAGATTTTACAGGACAATATGGAAAATTTTATGCTAGTTATTCAGGGCAAAAATGGTATCAAGACCAACAAAGAGAATATGAAGCTGTTGCTAAAAAATATGGTTTTGCAAAAGTTTCACAACTAAAACTTGCTGTTGTAAAGAAAATGCAAGCCTACTGCTTGGGTGGTGGGTTTATGTTTGCAATGTGTTCGGCAACCGATACGTATGATATTGCACTTGCAGCTGAAGGAATTGATATTTGTGATAGAGTTTATGATGGAGACCCTGCTGACCCAGCAGCGAATAAGAAACTAAAATTTGAAAATACTTTTGCTTTCGAAGATTTCAAATTAGTTTTGAATCCTTTTGAATATGAATATTCTAACATTGATAACAGCTATCGTCAGCGTACAGGAATTACCGAAAAGAATGATTATTTTGAGCTTTTCCAATTTTCTGCCAAATGGGACCCTATTCCTACTATGCTTACTCAAAACCACGTTACGAAAGTAAAAGGATTTATGGGACAAACGACTGCTTTTAGAAAGGATTTAGTAAAGTCTGATGTAGTTGTTTTAGGAGAGTTTAAGACGGTAAATGAGGTTCGTTATATTCACGGAACGATGGGAAAAGGAACTTGGACATTTTATGGAGGACACGACCCAGAAGATTATCAACATTACGTAGGGGAAGCTCCAACAGACCTAAATCTACATCCACAATCTCCCGGTTATCGCTTGATTTTGAATAACATTCTGTTTCCTGCTGCCAAGAAAAAGAAAAGAAAAACATAA
- a CDS encoding DUF1569 domain-containing protein translates to MLFEKQLTELESYIPQLEKQNSKITHSNVGWQIDHSLRVMRGICWQLEESNPNNFNSKFNLQKTFILLSGYIPRGKAKAPKSVQNEKEITTESIKEFTEKTKEQISKVEKLDKNSHFPHPYFGNLNKKEAIRFIEIHTEHHLKIIRDMLR, encoded by the coding sequence ATGCTTTTCGAAAAACAACTCACTGAACTTGAATCTTATATTCCACAATTAGAGAAACAAAACTCTAAAATTACACATTCAAATGTCGGTTGGCAGATTGACCATTCGTTACGTGTCATGCGTGGAATTTGTTGGCAATTGGAAGAATCAAATCCTAACAATTTCAATAGTAAGTTTAATTTACAAAAAACTTTTATTCTTCTTAGTGGATATATTCCTAGAGGGAAAGCTAAAGCCCCTAAGAGTGTTCAGAATGAGAAAGAGATTACTACAGAATCTATCAAAGAGTTTACAGAAAAAACGAAGGAACAAATTTCTAAAGTAGAAAAATTAGATAAAAACAGTCATTTTCCACATCCTTACTTTGGAAATTTGAATAAAAAAGAAGCAATTCGCTTTATTGAAATTCATACTGAACATCATTTGAAGATTATTCGTGATATGCTTCGTTAG
- a CDS encoding transglycosylase domain-containing protein — MLKKSLFIKAIKITWAVFGLGLFFIAMWVMAIQEDFGGYFGGMPDLRELENPNSNVASEIYSADGTLMGKYYRENRTPVPLDQISENVTNALVATEDIRFREHSGIDFISTMRVIKGVLTFNLDGGGSTISQQLARNLFNTRSEKNEVNRYEGKWITRDNPKVLRMSIIKLKEWMLSIKLERSYTKDEIMYWYLNTVDFGRNAFGIKVAAKTYFDKEPIDLTIPEAATLIGMLKAPTSYNAISNPERSKFRRNVVFKQMEKYNYITPEERISLKEEPLVTNENYSAVDAHHNGAAPYFRTIVRNEVMKWCKENGYDLFADGLRIYTTIDSRMQQHAEGAVKEHMKELQGNFFKQWKGKNPWRDEYGKEIENFLERATKRTERYRLTRIKHDGDSALIAQDMAEQMNEPIKMKVFDWNSEGFEKDSVMTPLDSIRYYKHFMHVGMMAMDPHTGQIKAWVGGINHKHFQYDHVKSGRRQPGSTFKPIVYATAISEKKFHPCFQVTDVPKTFNLESGGTWTAKNSGGYTGQTMTLRQGLARSVNTIAAYLIGELDSKNGAQKVIEYARRMGIKAPLDPVPALALGVSDVSVYEMVGAYGTFNNDGNWTEPIFITRIEDKNGRVIRDFSPKTRPALSKEDANTMLYMLMGAGEERGGTALGLWKYKFRKAGVQIAGKTGTTQNYSDGWFMGMTKNLVVGTWVGGDDRSIHFNNFAYGQGSRMAMPAFGMFMDSLYMDSTITDYVLPREALVKKSELSIETDCSKYNRSGADSSFRDLMPVRGSLEDDIM, encoded by the coding sequence ATGCTAAAAAAATCCTTATTTATAAAAGCAATAAAAATCACTTGGGCAGTCTTTGGATTAGGACTATTTTTTATTGCCATGTGGGTAATGGCAATTCAAGAAGATTTTGGAGGATATTTTGGTGGAATGCCAGACCTAAGAGAACTAGAAAACCCTAATAGTAATGTTGCTTCTGAAATTTATTCAGCAGATGGAACATTGATGGGGAAATATTATAGAGAAAACAGAACACCTGTTCCTCTTGATCAAATATCTGAAAATGTAACCAATGCGTTGGTAGCAACAGAAGATATTCGCTTTAGAGAACATTCAGGAATAGACTTTATTAGCACGATGCGTGTAATAAAAGGAGTTCTGACTTTTAACCTTGATGGTGGTGGAAGTACAATATCTCAACAACTTGCACGAAACTTATTCAACACTAGGTCAGAAAAAAATGAAGTTAATAGATATGAAGGCAAATGGATTACAAGAGATAATCCTAAAGTGTTGAGAATGTCTATTATTAAACTAAAAGAATGGATGCTTTCTATTAAGTTAGAGCGTTCTTACACAAAAGATGAAATAATGTATTGGTATCTCAATACGGTTGATTTTGGTAGAAATGCTTTCGGAATAAAAGTGGCAGCAAAAACATATTTCGATAAAGAACCTATTGATTTGACAATTCCTGAAGCAGCTACACTTATCGGAATGCTTAAAGCACCTACTTCTTATAATGCCATTAGCAATCCAGAAAGATCCAAATTTCGTAGAAATGTAGTGTTTAAGCAAATGGAAAAATATAACTACATTACCCCAGAAGAAAGAATTAGTTTAAAAGAAGAGCCTCTAGTAACAAATGAAAATTATAGTGCAGTAGATGCGCATCACAACGGAGCAGCACCTTATTTCAGAACTATTGTAAGAAATGAGGTAATGAAGTGGTGTAAAGAAAATGGATATGATTTGTTTGCTGATGGTCTTCGAATCTATACTACTATTGACTCAAGAATGCAACAACATGCAGAAGGAGCAGTAAAAGAGCATATGAAAGAATTGCAAGGTAACTTTTTTAAACAATGGAAAGGTAAGAATCCTTGGAGAGATGAGTATGGAAAAGAAATTGAAAATTTCTTAGAAAGAGCAACAAAAAGAACTGAACGCTATCGTCTAACAAGAATAAAACACGATGGAGATTCTGCCCTAATAGCACAAGATATGGCAGAACAAATGAATGAGCCTATCAAGATGAAAGTTTTTGACTGGAATAGTGAAGGCTTTGAAAAGGATTCTGTCATGACACCATTAGATTCTATTAGATATTACAAACACTTCATGCATGTCGGAATGATGGCAATGGACCCACATACAGGACAAATAAAAGCGTGGGTAGGTGGAATCAATCACAAACATTTTCAATATGACCATGTAAAGTCAGGAAGAAGGCAGCCAGGTTCTACTTTTAAGCCTATCGTTTATGCGACAGCTATTTCTGAGAAAAAATTTCATCCTTGTTTTCAAGTAACAGATGTTCCAAAAACATTTAATTTAGAATCTGGAGGAACATGGACAGCAAAAAACAGTGGAGGTTACACAGGACAAACCATGACGCTTCGACAAGGACTTGCACGTTCTGTAAATACGATTGCAGCCTATTTGATTGGAGAGTTAGATTCTAAAAATGGCGCACAAAAAGTAATTGAATATGCTCGTAGAATGGGAATAAAAGCACCATTAGACCCTGTTCCTGCACTGGCTTTAGGAGTAAGTGATGTTTCTGTGTATGAAATGGTAGGAGCATATGGAACTTTCAATAATGATGGGAATTGGACAGAACCTATTTTCATTACTCGTATAGAGGACAAAAATGGTCGTGTAATTCGTGATTTTTCTCCCAAAACTCGTCCTGCACTCTCAAAAGAAGATGCAAATACAATGCTCTACATGCTTATGGGAGCTGGGGAAGAGCGAGGAGGAACAGCCTTAGGACTTTGGAAATATAAATTCAGAAAAGCAGGGGTGCAGATAGCAGGAAAAACAGGAACAACTCAAAACTACTCTGATGGTTGGTTTATGGGAATGACCAAGAATCTAGTCGTCGGAACGTGGGTTGGTGGAGATGACAGAAGTATTCACTTCAATAATTTTGCTTACGGACAAGGTTCAAGAATGGCAATGCCAGCCTTTGGAATGTTTATGGACTCCTTATACATGGATTCTACAATTACAGATTATGTACTACCTAGAGAAGCTTTAGTGAAAAAATCAGAACTTTCTATTGAGACAGATTGCAGTAAGTATAATCGTTCTGGAGCTGACTCATCATTTCGTGATTTGATGCCAGTTAGAGGTTCTTTAGAAGATGATATTATGTAA